The following proteins are co-located in the Acidobacteriota bacterium genome:
- a CDS encoding CU044_2847 family protein, with amino-acid sequence MKRLIEFPLEDGSTIVVETDDAPAAGTVRGAHPSEVVEKAKQTFEASLERIKPVAASIIAKLRELGDRPEQVGVEFGIKLNAAAGVVLASSGVEANFKVTLTWKLEQKDSTPSP; translated from the coding sequence ATGAAAAGACTGATTGAGTTTCCGTTGGAAGATGGCAGCACCATTGTGGTGGAAACGGATGATGCGCCGGCGGCAGGCACGGTACGTGGGGCTCACCCATCAGAAGTAGTCGAGAAGGCGAAGCAGACCTTTGAGGCCTCGTTGGAGAGAATCAAACCCGTGGCCGCTAGCATCATCGCTAAACTGCGCGAGCTGGGCGATCGGCCTGAACAGGTCGGGGTGGAGTTCGGAATCAAGTTAAACGCAGCAGCGGGCGTAGTGCTCGCATCCTCTGGGGTGGAAGCAAACTTCAAAGTGACGTTGACGTGGAAGCTGGAGCAGAAAGACAGCACGCCCTCACCCTAA
- a CDS encoding CHAT domain-containing protein translates to MNEIKYLDFDLLIEREGERYQVRVYSPGGEVTSTFDKPFSEEELEEFLQLVGYSWEAVHDVEEEAKKFGGRLFDKVFGRRVYARLSESINDANDENKGLRIRLRLNDVPELAELPWEYLYDTEVERFLFLSSNTPLVRYLERPERIRPFRVKRPLRFLVMISNPADGVYSPLNVEKEWKQLNESLESLHSEGQVELVQVEATASALQEQLRRGTFHIFHFIGHGGFDPEFKDGFLVMSDKETPTLSGEQLGRLLYDHKTLRLVVLNACEGARGSRSNPFSGVAQSLVKYGIPAVISMQFEITDDAAIIFSKQFYKALADYYPVDAALAEARKEISRSRKRVEWGTPALYMRPSDGAIFAEGDWSPPPIKLGYRGIMKAITQGRLVPFLGARANLGDRTGNAPETLFPPSDDQLAARLAGICGSPGEVKGLVGVSQFFALKNSQELSSELYDALTEYLSVPSLHELLADLPGILKEKGYPFPYQLIVTTNYDDALEKAFVKKKEEFDLIYYEAEGGHGGRFCYKPWGGSAEPIKKANSFQLPDFEKRTLILKIHGEVDRSNSEGRRYAITEDDYIYYLSGKSINQYLPAQVIKRLKESQHLFLGYRLHDWNLRVFYQRIFGDAKPPDSWVIQSESENDPFDEEFWKSRDMKIVKDSQEDFVKEIKRRLQELKRVEVADE, encoded by the coding sequence GTGAACGAGATTAAGTATCTGGATTTTGATCTCTTGATCGAGCGCGAGGGAGAGAGATACCAGGTGAGGGTCTACTCACCAGGCGGCGAGGTTACTTCGACGTTTGATAAGCCTTTCTCGGAAGAAGAGCTTGAAGAATTTCTGCAGCTCGTTGGCTATTCCTGGGAAGCTGTGCACGACGTGGAAGAGGAGGCCAAGAAATTTGGCGGTCGGTTGTTCGACAAAGTATTCGGCAGAAGGGTCTACGCCCGTCTGTCCGAAAGCATCAATGACGCGAATGACGAGAACAAGGGTTTGCGAATTCGCCTTCGTCTGAACGATGTGCCGGAGCTGGCCGAGCTGCCTTGGGAATATCTCTATGATACAGAGGTCGAGAGATTTCTATTCCTGTCGTCAAACACCCCGCTAGTGCGCTATCTCGAGAGACCCGAGCGCATCCGTCCATTTCGTGTGAAGCGGCCTCTGCGATTCTTGGTAATGATTTCCAACCCCGCCGACGGTGTTTACTCGCCTCTAAATGTAGAGAAGGAGTGGAAACAATTGAACGAGTCTCTCGAAAGCTTGCACAGCGAAGGACAGGTTGAGCTCGTGCAGGTAGAGGCTACGGCGTCGGCACTTCAAGAGCAATTACGGCGTGGGACCTTTCACATCTTCCATTTCATCGGTCATGGGGGCTTCGACCCCGAGTTCAAGGATGGATTCCTGGTAATGAGCGATAAGGAAACTCCAACGTTGAGCGGCGAACAACTGGGAAGGCTTCTCTATGACCATAAGACATTGCGTCTGGTTGTGCTGAACGCCTGCGAAGGCGCGCGCGGCTCGCGCTCGAACCCATTCAGCGGCGTGGCCCAAAGTCTGGTGAAATACGGTATTCCGGCTGTGATCTCCATGCAGTTCGAGATAACCGATGACGCGGCAATCATATTCTCTAAACAGTTCTACAAGGCATTGGCCGACTACTATCCGGTGGACGCCGCGCTGGCCGAGGCCCGCAAGGAGATCTCCAGGAGCAGAAAGCGCGTGGAGTGGGGGACTCCCGCCTTGTACATGCGCCCCTCGGATGGAGCAATATTCGCCGAGGGGGATTGGTCGCCGCCTCCTATAAAACTGGGATATCGAGGCATCATGAAGGCCATAACCCAAGGGCGGCTGGTCCCTTTTCTTGGCGCGCGCGCCAACCTGGGTGATCGCACGGGGAACGCCCCAGAAACCCTGTTTCCGCCAAGTGACGATCAACTAGCCGCGCGCCTGGCTGGGATTTGTGGTTCACCTGGTGAAGTGAAAGGACTGGTGGGCGTATCACAATTCTTCGCGCTAAAAAACTCTCAAGAACTTTCTTCCGAACTCTATGACGCCTTAACCGAGTATTTGTCCGTTCCATCCCTGCATGAATTGCTGGCGGACCTCCCCGGCATCTTGAAGGAAAAAGGTTATCCCTTTCCCTACCAGCTTATCGTGACAACCAACTATGACGACGCGTTGGAAAAAGCCTTCGTGAAAAAGAAGGAGGAGTTCGACCTGATCTATTACGAAGCCGAGGGCGGGCACGGTGGCAGGTTTTGTTACAAACCGTGGGGTGGCAGCGCGGAGCCGATCAAAAAGGCCAACAGTTTTCAACTGCCGGACTTCGAGAAACGAACCTTGATTCTAAAAATCCACGGCGAGGTTGATCGGTCTAATTCCGAGGGACGTAGGTATGCAATCACTGAAGACGACTACATCTACTATTTGAGCGGCAAGAGCATTAACCAGTACTTGCCGGCGCAAGTGATAAAAAGGCTAAAAGAGAGCCAACACCTTTTTTTGGGCTACAGGCTTCATGACTGGAACTTGCGCGTGTTCTATCAACGGATCTTTGGCGATGCCAAGCCCCCCGATTCGTGGGTTATTCAGTCGGAGTCGGAGAACGATCCCTTTGACGAAGAGTTTTGGAAAAGCCGCGATATGAAGATTGTTAAAGACAGCCAGGAGGACTTTGTTAAAGAGATCAAAAGACGGCTTCAGGAGCTAAAGCGCGTCGAGGTTGCGGATGAGTGA